The nucleotide window GTGCGCTGCAGGAAGCCCAGGAGCAGGGCGACGATCAGGGGACCGCCGGCCAGCCCCAGGCGGATGGTGATGCCTCCGGGCAGGGGGATCGGCAGGAGCCCCACCCCGATGCCCGCCACCATCCCCAGGCCCAGGGTCGCCACGTCGATCTCCGAGACCGCCCGGAAGGAGTCGCCGAGGTAGTGGGCCACCTCGTCCATCCGCTCCCGCCGCGCGAGCACCCGCACCCGGTCGCCCAGCTCCAGCACCATGTCCGCGTGGGGCAGGAACTCCATGTCGCCGCGCCACACCCGCGAGACGATCACCCCGAACCGGTGAGTCAGCTCCAACTCCCGCAGGGTGCGGCCGGCCACGTCGGGGTTCGAGACGAAGACCTGCCGCGTGTCCACCTCGGAGCGGTCGAGGTCGGCCTCCTGGTCGCTGACGCAGCCGATGACCTGAGCGGCGCGCTCGAGCTCCTCCACGGTCCCCACGGCGGTCACCAGGTCGCCGAGCTCCAGCCGGCTGCCCCAGCTGGCCACCTCGGCGTGCTCCCCCCGCCGGATGCGTCCGAAGACCACCTTCAGCCGGTGGACCACCACCAGGTCGTGGACGCTGCGGCCGACAGCCTCCGGCCGGTCCACCCGCAGGGTCCAGGACGTGATCTCCTCCGGGACGCCGGGCATGTCCTTCAGCGACCGGGCCTCGGCGAGGTAGTCGATCCGGAAGAGCCGCCGGGCCAGGTAGATCGCCAGGATCATGCCGATGACGCTGACCGGGTACGCGATGGAGTAGCCGACCACCGGCTCGGTGATCTGCCCCGCCCCGCCGGAGCGGGACAGGTACTCCACCGCCGCAGCCAGCGCCGGCGTCGAGGTCAGCAGGCCGGCGAAGACGCCGGCCGTCTCGGCGGGGCTCATCTCCAACAGGTAGTGCGGGATCAGCAGCAGCAGCGCGGCCAGCAGGATGACGGCAGCGGCCAGCAGGCTGTAGACCAGCCCCTGGCCCCGGAAGGAGCGGAAGAAGCCGTGGCCGCTGCTGAGGCCGACGCAGTAGACGAAGAGCGCCAGTCCGAACTGGTAGACCAGCTCGGGCAGTTTCAGACTGGGGTCCAGGGCGCCGAAGGCCAGCCCGACGAAGAGGACGGCGGCGACCCCCAGCCGGACCCCGGCCACCTGGATGCGCCCCAGGGGAAAGCCGATGCCAGCGACGAGGAAGAGAAGGAGGAGCGGGTTGTCTTGCAGGATGCCTAGCATGCTCAGGGCAGCCTCCACAGGAGTACTCGGGCCCGAGGCCCACTCTTTAACTTAAACGCCCGCACACTTCCTCCTGTCTCACACCTGCCGCACTGTTCTGTCTCAGGCGGGACCTTGGACCGGCCCCCGGTTCCGGGCCTCGCCGACCGGGTCTACCCCAGCCCGGGCGGCCCCTCCACCTCCACCGGCCCGCCGTGCGGCACCACGCCCGGGATGTCCCCGACGGGCGGCAGCTCGGCCTGCAGCGCCTCCCACGCGGCCATGCCGCCCTCCAGGTACCGGGTCCGGAACCCCCGCGCTGCAGCGAGACTGGCGGCCCGGGCGCTGCGAACCCCGTCCTCGCACACGAACAGGGCCCCGTCCTGCGGGTCCGCGACCTCCAGCCAGGCCTCCAACTGGGACCACGGGATGTTCAGGCTGCCTGGCAGCGAGCTGCGGGCGAAGGCTTCGGGCTCCCGCAGGTCGACGATCTGCGGCGTCGGCCCCTCCACCACCAGGCGGCGCAGCTCCTCGGGCAGCAGCGCGGCCGGCCTGTCGGCCGACCCGGCCCTCCCCGGCGCGCGGATCCGGGGCCCGGCGACCGCCAGCCCCCACCCGCGCCGACCCGCCAGCCAGAGCGCAGCCAGGGCGGCCGGCGCCATCGCCAGCAGGTAGAGGTGGCCGGGGCGCACCCGCGCACCCAGCTCAGGCAGCACCAGCAGCCACAGCCCGGCCGCGGCGGCCCAGGTGCAGGCCAACGCCGCCCAGGCTAAACGCCGCGGGCTGAGCTCGCGCGCGACCACGCCGCCCCACCAGGCGGCGGGTACGGCCCCTCCCACCAGAGGCCCCGCCAGCCACAGGTTCAGCTGCCCGGTCAGCCCCTTGCCGGCGAGCCCGCCGGCCGCGCTCAGCAGCACGATGCCCACCACGGCGGTTTCGGCGACCCGGCGGGACCGCACGGTCCGGGCCACCAGCGGCTCCAGCAGGAAGCCGCCGGCCGCCCCCACGAGGCCCGCCATCATCCCGGTGCCCGCCGCGGCGGCGACGGCACCCCAGGACGGCCGGGGGCGCCGCACCCGCCTGTGCCGGGCGGGCCACCGGGGAACCAGCAGCAGCAGGGCCGCCAGGGTGGCGAACGCGGCGTAGAGCAAGAGCAGGGTACGCCCGGGGAGGCGGGCGGAGAGCAGCCCGCCGGCCAGTCCGGCCCCTGCGCCCACCAGGCCGGGCAGCAGCGCCGGCCGCAGGCCCGCCGCCCTCGGAAGGCCCCTGCTCCAGAGGGAGACGGCGGCCCACAGCAGCCCGTAGACCAGCGTGATCGACGCCACGTCGCGCATGGCGAAGCTCTTCATGCCAAGGGAGGCGGGCACGGTGAGCAGGAGGGGCGCCAGGACCACGGCTCCCCCCAGGCCCAGCAGGCCGGCCACGAACCCGCCGGCAATCCCGATCCCGATCAGAAGCGCCGTCTCCGTCATCGTCCCTTCCGGCCTCCCTCCCCCCTGACGAGTGCCATCTCCAGTCTAGTCTTTCCCGGAGGAGGGCAGGCTAGGCGGCGGGAGGTGAGGGCATGTCGGGAGAGACCCGCCGCGGCGGCGACGGTGGCCCGGGGACCGGGCCGGCGGATCCGCGTGCTTGGATCATCCGGCGGCTGGGCGGGGCGCGGGCGGCCTGCGATGGCGTGGTCCGCCTCTGGGAGGCGGCGGGCCGCCC belongs to Symbiobacterium terraclitae and includes:
- a CDS encoding aspartate:alanine exchanger family transporter is translated as MLGILQDNPLLLLFLVAGIGFPLGRIQVAGVRLGVAAVLFVGLAFGALDPSLKLPELVYQFGLALFVYCVGLSSGHGFFRSFRGQGLVYSLLAAAVILLAALLLLIPHYLLEMSPAETAGVFAGLLTSTPALAAAVEYLSRSGGAGQITEPVVGYSIAYPVSVIGMILAIYLARRLFRIDYLAEARSLKDMPGVPEEITSWTLRVDRPEAVGRSVHDLVVVHRLKVVFGRIRRGEHAEVASWGSRLELGDLVTAVGTVEELERAAQVIGCVSDQEADLDRSEVDTRQVFVSNPDVAGRTLRELELTHRFGVIVSRVWRGDMEFLPHADMVLELGDRVRVLARRERMDEVAHYLGDSFRAVSEIDVATLGLGMVAGIGVGLLPIPLPGGITIRLGLAGGPLIVALLLGFLQRTGPLVWVLPYSANLLLRQLGLTIFLAAIGTRSGYEFAHMLTQARGWAILGASGAITFLCAWAMLYVGYRWLRIPMGLLTGLLSGMQTQSATLGYALEEAQNDLPNVGYVSVYPVAMVTKIILAPVLIALLS
- a CDS encoding TSUP family transporter, with the protein product MTETALLIGIGIAGGFVAGLLGLGGAVVLAPLLLTVPASLGMKSFAMRDVASITLVYGLLWAAVSLWSRGLPRAAGLRPALLPGLVGAGAGLAGGLLSARLPGRTLLLLYAAFATLAALLLLVPRWPARHRRVRRPRPSWGAVAAAAGTGMMAGLVGAAGGFLLEPLVARTVRSRRVAETAVVGIVLLSAAGGLAGKGLTGQLNLWLAGPLVGGAVPAAWWGGVVARELSPRRLAWAALACTWAAAAGLWLLVLPELGARVRPGHLYLLAMAPAALAALWLAGRRGWGLAVAGPRIRAPGRAGSADRPAALLPEELRRLVVEGPTPQIVDLREPEAFARSSLPGSLNIPWSQLEAWLEVADPQDGALFVCEDGVRSARAASLAAARGFRTRYLEGGMAAWEALQAELPPVGDIPGVVPHGGPVEVEGPPGLG